The genomic DNA TGGGGATCGCGATGGCCGTCGCGGTGATGATCGTCGGCAACTTTTCGCTCGATTCGATCAACTACATGATGGACTTCCAATTCCGCTTGGCGCAGCGACAGGACATCTCAGTCACTTTTGTCGAACCGGCCACAGCATCGGTCGTCTACGAAGTCTCTCGTTTGCCGGGTGTGCAAGAGAGTGAAACGATGCGCTCGGTCGCCGCGGAGGTGAAGTTTCAGAACCGCTCGCGACGCGTTGGGATCTTGGGACTACAACACCATCCTCAGCTGTATCGTTTGCTCGACAGCCGCGAACAAGTGGTCCAGGTTCCCGACTTTGGGATCATGCTCAACAGCAAGCTCGCCGATCTGCTGAGCGCCCGGCCAGGCAGTCTTGTCACGCTGGAGATCCTGGAAGACAAACGCCCCACGGTGGAGATCGAAGTCACCGCGATCGTCGAGGAATACACAGGCGTCAACGCATATATGAACAAACAACAACTGCACAAGTTGTTGAAAGAATCGGAGGTTGCATCGGGGGCTTATCTAAAAGTCGATTCGAGCCGCTTGCAGGATGTTTTTCGCGAGTTGGAGCAACGACCGGGCGTCGGCAGCGTGGCGATTAAGTTGGCGGTGTTGGAGAGTTTCAACGAGACGGTCGCCAAAAACATCCTGGTGATGCGTTCGTTTATCATTATGTTTGCCGCAGTGATCGCGATTGGCGTGGTCTACAATAGTGCAAGGATTTCGCTGTCCGAACGCAGCCGCGATCTGGCCACGATGCGCGTCGTCGGCTTCACCCGCCGAGAGGTCTCGATCGTGTTGTTGGGTGAGATCGGCCTGTTCACTGTGTGCGCGATTCCGATAGGCTGTTTGTTGGGCTACGGCCTGGCCGGCGTGATGGCGGCGGGACTCGATACCGACAACTACCGGATCCCATTGGTCGTCAGCCGCGAGACTTTCGCCCTGGCTGCGATGGTTGTTGTCGTCGCGACGTTCCTGTCGGGCTTGATCGTGCAACGGCGAATCAACGAACTGGATCTTGTCGCGGTGTTGAAGATGCGTGAGTAACTCCCTATAGATATTCCCCGGTCATGAAGTTCTCACTCAAAACATTCATCTGGTTGACGATGTTCGTTGCCCTGGCATTGGCCAGCGCGTTCACATTGATCCCCAAACCAATCGCCGTTGAATTTGCGACCGCCACGATCGGCCCGCTGCGCGTGACAGTGCAGGAGGACGGCAAGACGCGGATCCGCGAAAAGTACATCATTTCGGCTCCCGTCTCCGGACGAATCTCTCGGATCGAACTGGACGCGGGGGACTATTGCGATGAAAAAACACTGCTGGCAGTGATCCTGCCGAGCGATCCGGCGATCCTCGATTCGCGTGCGCGAGCCGAAGCAAATGCGAGAGTCTTGGCTTCCGAAGCCGCGCTGCAACGAGCCAACTCCAGCGCCGAACAGGCTCGGATCAACCATGAACTGAGCCAATCGAAACTGGAACGAGCCGAGACGCTGTTGGCCAGTCGAGCGATTTCGCAGGAACAGTACGACGTCGTGCGAGCCGAAAGTTTGGCAGCAGCTCAAGCGATCAAGACCGCCAGCTTCGATACCGAGATCGCCCGCTTTGAATTGGAGATGGCCGAAGCCGCCGTCGATCAGTTCTCCGATAAACAGAAGGAATCGTCGGCGGAGCCGTTTGAAATCTATGCGCCGATCTCAGGGCGCGTGTTGCGAGTTTTTGAAGAGAGTTCTACGGTCGTTGCCGTGGGGACGCCGCTGTTGGAATTGGGCGATCCCAGTAATCTGGAGATCGAAATCGATGTCCTCTCCACCGACGCGGTCCGGATCAAACCGGGAGCCGAATTGATGGTCGAACACTGGGGTGGCGACACGCCGCTGTCGGGCAACGTCCGCGTGATCGAACCGGGGGCGTTCACCAAGATCTCATCGCTGGGGGTCGAGGAGCAACGCGTCAACATTATCGCCGACTTCAACGAACCGGTGGAAAGGATCGCTTCGCTGGGGGACGGTTATCGGATCGAAGCTCGGATTACCGTCAAGGAACTCAGCAAAGCGCTGCAGATCCCCAACAGTGCGTTATTTCGTCACCAGCGGAAATGGCATGTGCTTTCGATCGTCGATGGGAAAGCCAACCTGCAACCGGTGCAAATCGGATTGCAGAGCGAATCAGAGACCGAGATCACCGACGGGTTGACCGGCGGCGATCGAGTGATCGTTTACCCCAGCGACGCGATCCGCCCCGGAACCGCAGTCAAACCGGTCCCACGCGTCCCGTGATCGCCCCAAGTCGTACGACGCGTGCTTTCGCGGAGCGAAAGACGACACTCGCAGCGTTGGTCGCCTTTCGCTCCGCGAAAGTGCGTTCGGCACGGTCTACTAGCACGACGCGCAAGTTTTGATGTTGCGCGTTGATGGGGTTGCTAGCGAAAATTGGTATTGCAGAAAGAGGTGAGACATCCTGAGTTTGTGAGTTACCACACAAACAAAGCCCAGGAGCTCACCGATGGCAATCATGGAAGATTCCCTCCCCGCGATCAAGTCGTTTCTGCCGAACACGCAGGGTTCTGCTCACTTTCGAAGCATGCTGCTGCGATTCTTGATCGCTATTCTTACGCGGCACGGTCGAAACTCGTGCATGTTTGCAGCCTCCGCCATCGAGGGAAAACCGCGGCATCGGGCACAACCCGGACGCTTCCTTAAACGGTACCGGCAGGCTATCGCCGATTTGCTCGCGGCGATCACCCTAAAGATGCTTCGTGATCAGGATTGGAACGGCCGCTATCTCCTGCTGCTCGATTCAACGCTCGTCGCCACTGCCGGCCAGACCATCGAAAACACCTTCAGCACCGGTAACTCCAAACGTCGACCGGCCAAGAATCGCCGCTACACCAAGTACAAATATCAACGAAAGAGTTGCCACTGTTTCGTGTTCGCATTGCTGCTGACTCCTGACGGATTGCGAGTACCGATGTGGCTGCCGTACTACACCAAGCCTTATGCGAAGGTCCACAAGATCAAACATCGGACGCAGGCGCAGCTTGCGGCGCAGTTGATTTGCGACGCGCAGGTACCGGCCGGCACCGAACTGATTGTTGTGCTCGGAGACACCGCATTTGACGCCAAATGCGTGCGTGCGGCTTGCCAGGAGCGAGGCTATTTCTGGATCGTTCCGGTCAACACCAATCGCGTCTTCTCTGCAAAGAAGCACGGCAAGCGGCCTCGTGTGAGTTTGCGAATCGAACAACTTCCTGCATCACGTTTCCAAACCATTCGTCTTTCGATCGGTGCGGGGCCTTACGCTGCTCAGCGTCGAGCCTCCTGCCATCGAACGGCACTCCGCCGCCGCGACGGGACGAAGTCAACTCGGACGTATCACGTCCACAGCGAGAGAAGCGAGGTCCACAATGTGGGCATGGTCATGCTCGTCTTTTCCTCGAGTAAGCCGATTGGCAAAAAGATTCAACGTGAAGGGACGAAGTTGTTGATGACCAATGCAAAGCACTTGTCGGCTCGGCAGGTTTGTGAGCTGTACAGTCTACGTTGGCAGATCGAGTTGTTCTTCAAAGAACTCAAGAGCACGCTGGGAATGAACCAGTACAGCTTCAAAGATTTCGAGGCGGTCGAGAGCTGGATGGGGATCGTCTTGATCACGTTCTGCTATCTGGAATGGACTCGTCGCCGCAAGCTGGCTGATCGCCGAATCGACGATCGGCAGCGCAAATGCTGGAAGCACGCTCGCAGCTACACCGTCCGCGAGGCGTTGTTGGTAGGCATTCGCTATCGCGAGCACCAGTGGCACCTGCGACGGCTAAAAACCAACCACGGACTCCGCACACTGAGGAAACGCTACACTGAGCTTTTATCCCAGGAATACCGGTGCGTCGCCTGACTAAAGCATCCAACGGCGCAACATCAAAACGCGCAAGCGAGTGCTCCCCAGACATTTGCGTCCTGCTTTGATTTCACTCGCTTGCGCTTCGTGCTAGGCACTGTTTATTAAAGCAGTTTGAGCACTCGCCGCATGGCGGCGAGTTGAACGAAAGCAAGGTACGAACAGGCAAGTTTATCGTATCGCGTCGCCACTCGGCGAGATTCTTTTAGCCAGCCGATCAGTCGTTCGATGATATTGCGGCGGCGGTAAGCTTCGCGATCAAAATTCGCATCCCGTGATTCGTTAGCCTTCGATCCGATGACCGGTTTGATCTGGCGGTCGCGGATGAACTGGCGAATCGCGTTACTGCTGTATCCCTTGTCTCCTGCGATCACTTCAGGACGACTGTCGTAGCGATGAAGACTTAGTTCACAGCTTGCGATGAGATTCTCAAGTTCCGTCGACTCGTGGCGTTGACCGCCAGTCGCCGTGATTCCGAGCAACGTTCCCTCGCCATCGCATAGCACATGAATTTTCGTCGAGTATCCGCCTCGAGAACGTCCCAGAGCCACTAATTCATCGTTCTTTTCGCTCTGCGGAATCATACCCGAAGCGCTGCGGTGAGCCCGAATGACGCTACCGTCAACGCACCAAAGCGACCGGTCAATCTTCTCCAGTGCGTCCAGTCGCTTCAGTAGTGTTTGATAAATTCTGGCCCAGAGCCCTTCCTTGGTCCATCGTCGAAATCTGGCGTAGACCGTTTGCCATTTCCCCAGTTGCTCAGGTAGATCTCGCCAGGGGCTTCCAGTCTTCGTGATCCAGAGTATCCCATCTATTACCGTGCGATGGTTGCTCCACTGTCGTCCCGGCTTACCGAGCCGCTGCTTGGGCAGCAGATGACGGATTGCATTGAACTCCCGATCTGTGAGACGATGGCGTGGCATTTGGCTTCCTCCTTGGAGCACTTTGGTAGGTACTCCGGGAGGTTGCCGAATGCGTTTCTGTTTGACCAGATCAGTTTGTTAAACAGTGCCTAGTATGGTTAAACGAAGCGTTACGTCCCGGCTTCCTGTTTCCGCGGGCCGAGGGCGGCGACGATTTCGTCGACTGCTGATTCGGGGAGCGTGGGCAAGATCGCTTCGATTTTTGGGATCTCTGCTGCGGGAAGGTCCCCCGCCAGCTGCGTTATCCAATACATGCCGTATCCGCTACTCTTGCTGCCAAGTTTTTCGATCGCCGCGATCCAGCTGTCGGTCGCTTCGGCGTGACCGATGCGGATCATTACCGCCACGACGTTGCGAAGCTCATAGACGCGGGCGCTTCGTTTCAAAAGAGCGGCAAACTTGGTCGACAGATATTCGTCCAGCGGCGGCGTCGAAACGGTCGCCAGTTCGGTCACCGCCTCCAGATCATCTTGAGCAATCGCCTCGTCGAGCCATGCGGGATCCCAGACCCGCGGTCGGGATGGGTCGGCTTCGTCGCCATCGCTGTCGCGGTGCGCCGCGGCGACGCGCGAGTGCATGTACCAGAGATCGCGATCGCCACCGTAGACGATGAAACGCTGGACCGCCTCGTGCCGCTGTTTCGCTTTTCCTCGCGACTTGCTGCCAACTTGATAGTAGGGGGAGAAGACCTTGTAGACTTCGTGCGGCGTCAACGACTCGACTCCCGCTCGCAAACAGTTCACGAAAATGTCATCGGGCAATTCATCGCGACTCTCGACAAGCAATTGATGCATCGATGCCGCGCCGGTGCTGAGCATCACCTGCGTCAACTGTTGGACCACGTCGGCACCGGAGACCGGCGTTCCCTTCAGCGCCGTCAACGCTGCGTGCTGCGAAAACAGCCACTGCAACAATTCCAACGTCGGCTCATCGCTGCGCTCCTGCAACGCCAACAACAAGGTGTGGAAGCGGACAAGCGCCGGGCCTAGCTTGGTACGCGTTTTCGATTCGAGCAAATCGGTCGCTTGTTGCCGGACCGTCTCCCGCGCGACTTCGGCCAACGTGGCGCTTGCGTTCTGACTGACCGGGATCGCGGCCAGTTCGAGATCCTTCGATTTCAACGCCGCGGAGTAGATCGCGATGGTTTTGTCGTCGTCGAATCGGGCCAGTCGTTCCAGCGCGACGCGGCGGACTTCTTTGGAACGCGCCTTGGCTTGGTCGTGAAGATGCGGCAGGTCGTCGTCGGAATCGCCAAGGCATCCGAGCGCCGCGATCTTCATCTCTTTCGAACCGTTTTCGAACGCTTCCAAGACCAGCGGGCGAGCGGCTTGCGGATCCAAGCGGTAGAGCGTTCGCAATCGCCGCACGTTCCCAGCCCGTCCCTTGATGTCGATCTCTTCGGCGATCAACGGCACGATCGCGCGGCCATAACCGGGCAGGAGCCGATCGGCGACAAAATCGGCCAGTTCGGGATAGGTATCGTCCAACGCGGCGACTGCCAAATTGATGATCCGCAAATCGGCAAACGCTCCCTGATCGTAGGCTTCGCGAATCGTTTCCATCCGCCCCGAACCGGTCGAGGTAAGGGCTTCGACTAACGGCTTCATCAACTTGGCCGAAACCTGCGTCGTCTGGGTGCCGAGGCTCGACGTCGCGATCGGTTCCAGATCGCCCTGGATCGTCGTTTGCCCCTGTGTATAAAGGATGGCCGAGACGAGAGAGCTGAGGTCCAACAGCGCCTGTGCCGATTCGTCGGCCGGCGCGTCAACAAGCCGTTGGATCGACGCGGCGACCTGTCCGAATACGGGAGCCTTGGCAGCCGACTTCTCCAACGGCTCCACTAATTTGGTCAAGCGAAAGTCCCCGGCGGCGAGATTACTGCCAGCGATCGCGAGCCGCCGCGTTTCGTCATAGACTTGATTTAAGACCGCTAGACTCATCGGGCGTTTCCTGGGAGCGATGGTTTCTCGAAAAGCGTGAGCTAAGTCACATAGGGTATCTGGCCGCAGCGGTACAATTGTAGGCCTGCCCGGTCGCGCCGAGCAACTGTTCTCATCTTCTCTTATCTCCGCTTGCCGGATCCTGCTCATGAGCAATCGCATGAAATCCTTCTTCGCCATCGCGATGGTTGGCGTCGCCGTTGCGACCGTCGCTCGCGCCGACGATTCCCCCACGGCGGCTGCCGACGATTTGGTGCCCCGCTATTTTTTGGCGATGGTACATGCTCCCGAGGTCCACACCGAACTGGAGCTCTCCGAAGCGCAGATCGCAGATTTGGAAAACGTCTTCCAGAGTGTCGATTCGACTTGGTTTCAATCGCGTCTGCTGCCCGCCGACCAACAGAACAAGATCATCGATCAGACCGAACTGCCGGTTCGCAAGTGGTTCG from Rosistilla oblonga includes the following:
- a CDS encoding efflux RND transporter periplasmic adaptor subunit; the encoded protein is MKFSLKTFIWLTMFVALALASAFTLIPKPIAVEFATATIGPLRVTVQEDGKTRIREKYIISAPVSGRISRIELDAGDYCDEKTLLAVILPSDPAILDSRARAEANARVLASEAALQRANSSAEQARINHELSQSKLERAETLLASRAISQEQYDVVRAESLAAAQAIKTASFDTEIARFELEMAEAAVDQFSDKQKESSAEPFEIYAPISGRVLRVFEESSTVVAVGTPLLELGDPSNLEIEIDVLSTDAVRIKPGAELMVEHWGGDTPLSGNVRVIEPGAFTKISSLGVEEQRVNIIADFNEPVERIASLGDGYRIEARITVKELSKALQIPNSALFRHQRKWHVLSIVDGKANLQPVQIGLQSESETEITDGLTGGDRVIVYPSDAIRPGTAVKPVPRVP
- a CDS encoding transposase yields the protein MLRDQDWNGRYLLLLDSTLVATAGQTIENTFSTGNSKRRPAKNRRYTKYKYQRKSCHCFVFALLLTPDGLRVPMWLPYYTKPYAKVHKIKHRTQAQLAAQLICDAQVPAGTELIVVLGDTAFDAKCVRAACQERGYFWIVPVNTNRVFSAKKHGKRPRVSLRIEQLPASRFQTIRLSIGAGPYAAQRRASCHRTALRRRDGTKSTRTYHVHSERSEVHNVGMVMLVFSSSKPIGKKIQREGTKLLMTNAKHLSARQVCELYSLRWQIELFFKELKSTLGMNQYSFKDFEAVESWMGIVLITFCYLEWTRRRKLADRRIDDRQRKCWKHARSYTVREALLVGIRYREHQWHLRRLKTNHGLRTLRKRYTELLSQEYRCVA
- a CDS encoding IS5 family transposase, producing MPRHRLTDREFNAIRHLLPKQRLGKPGRQWSNHRTVIDGILWITKTGSPWRDLPEQLGKWQTVYARFRRWTKEGLWARIYQTLLKRLDALEKIDRSLWCVDGSVIRAHRSASGMIPQSEKNDELVALGRSRGGYSTKIHVLCDGEGTLLGITATGGQRHESTELENLIASCELSLHRYDSRPEVIAGDKGYSSNAIRQFIRDRQIKPVIGSKANESRDANFDREAYRRRNIIERLIGWLKESRRVATRYDKLACSYLAFVQLAAMRRVLKLL